A part of candidate division TA06 bacterium genomic DNA contains:
- a CDS encoding phosphatidate cytidylyltransferase: protein MTESNKQEFRPAGRNIKDSFSKLGPRVLVAFLGIPLMLAAVYLGGWWLWALVLLISLLGLLEYYGLASVKGYAPLKWWGLLGGILLLLSFSLVSDLMAGLTVGWLLLLLGWTAIKARIENSLAGLAATIFGIIYVPGLLGHMILLRNYGQAPGFKLLTLAMALVWAGDTGAYFTGLIWGKRPLAPKISPQKSIEGLLGGALFTVTASVLLSLYWVKELGLWQALIIGLGVAFFGTLGDLFESLFKRDAGVKDSGNLLPGHGGVLDRFDSMMFALPFVYWYCRIFVLG, encoded by the coding sequence ATGACAGAATCAAACAAACAGGAATTCCGTCCTGCCGGTCGAAACATAAAGGATTCTTTTTCCAAACTTGGCCCCAGGGTATTAGTGGCCTTTTTAGGAATTCCCCTGATGCTGGCAGCGGTATACTTGGGCGGCTGGTGGCTTTGGGCTTTGGTTTTGCTGATATCGCTGTTGGGGCTTTTGGAATATTACGGATTGGCAAGCGTCAAGGGATATGCCCCATTGAAATGGTGGGGGCTTTTGGGCGGGATATTACTCTTGCTATCCTTTTCTCTCGTCTCTGATTTAATGGCCGGATTGACGGTTGGGTGGCTGCTTTTATTGTTAGGCTGGACTGCAATCAAGGCCCGGATCGAAAACTCCCTTGCTGGATTAGCTGCCACCATATTCGGGATAATTTATGTGCCTGGCCTGCTGGGGCACATGATTTTACTGCGTAATTACGGGCAGGCGCCGGGATTCAAACTATTGACCCTGGCCATGGCCCTGGTCTGGGCCGGGGACACCGGGGCCTATTTCACCGGTCTAATCTGGGGCAAAAGGCCGTTGGCCCCCAAAATAAGCCCCCAGAAATCCATAGAAGGGCTGCTGGGCGGCGCGCTGTTTACTGTGACGGCCTCTGTCCTATTATCGCTATACTGGGTAAAGGAACTGGGTCTCTGGCAGGCGCTGATAATCGGGCTGGGGGTGGCGTTCTTCGGCACTTTGGGTGACCTTTTCGAATCGCTGTTCAAACGCGACGCCGGGGTGAAGGATTCCGGTAATCTATTGCCGGGACACGGCGGCGTGCTGGATCGTTTCGACAGCATGATGTTCGCCCTGCCCTTTGTTTACTGGTATTGCAGGATTTTTGTTCTGGGGTAG
- the rpsA gene encoding 30S ribosomal protein S1 has product MAKTKQPSEKLLSQDQLLEQDEQEGSGEFRSLLDEFFHKKKFEEGEIVTGTVLRISGDSVIVDVGFKSEGVVPVVEFLDRSAVEIGKKVDLLLEQMEDQDGQIVLSKMKADFIKVWDKVQKSLDSEIIVDGKVLRKVKGGLIIDLLGVDAFLPGSQIGLRPLETIDSLLGQTIPLKIIKINKKKRNIVVSRRVVLDADRDKQRAIILGEIDKGQVREGIAKNITDFGVFVDLGGLDGLLHITDMSWGRISHPSELVQIGQKVKVKILEYDRERSRVSLGLKQLTTHPWESIETKFPVGTKLLGKIVSITDYGAFIELEKGVEGLIHISEMSWTRQVKHPSKIVSIGDEVEAMVLKIDKAEQKISLGLRQLGPDPWSSIEAKYPIGAKAVGKVRNITNFGIFVELEDSIDGLIHISDISWTKRIKHPGDVVKKGDDVNVVVTNIDKENHRISLGIKQLEEDPWNTVNQHFTLGQIVHCKVNRPLERGLLVDMDNGFEGFVPVSELDKVDETKLEETFKGGEEMDLKILEIDVNNRRIALSQKALLSSQEAEEIKPYFKEEPKEAPGAEQAQ; this is encoded by the coding sequence ATGGCAAAAACCAAACAACCAAGCGAGAAGCTTTTATCACAGGATCAGCTGCTGGAGCAGGATGAGCAGGAGGGTTCGGGCGAATTCCGAAGCCTGCTGGACGAATTTTTTCATAAGAAAAAATTCGAGGAGGGCGAAATCGTCACCGGTACGGTGCTTAGAATCTCCGGGGATTCGGTGATCGTGGATGTCGGCTTCAAGTCCGAGGGCGTCGTCCCGGTGGTGGAATTCCTGGACCGCTCGGCCGTCGAGATCGGGAAGAAGGTGGACCTGCTGCTGGAACAGATGGAAGACCAGGACGGGCAGATAGTGCTGTCCAAGATGAAGGCCGATTTCATCAAGGTCTGGGACAAGGTCCAAAAATCATTGGACAGCGAGATCATCGTGGACGGCAAGGTGCTGCGCAAGGTCAAGGGGGGGCTGATCATAGACCTGCTGGGCGTGGACGCCTTTTTGCCTGGCTCCCAGATCGGCCTCCGTCCCCTGGAGACCATTGACAGCCTGCTGGGGCAGACCATTCCCTTGAAGATCATCAAGATCAACAAGAAGAAGCGGAACATCGTGGTCTCGCGCCGGGTGGTGCTGGACGCCGACCGGGACAAGCAGCGGGCCATCATCCTGGGCGAGATCGACAAGGGCCAGGTGCGGGAGGGCATCGCCAAAAACATCACCGATTTCGGCGTTTTCGTGGATCTGGGCGGCTTAGACGGCCTGCTCCATATCACCGATATGTCCTGGGGCCGGATCAGCCATCCTTCGGAGCTGGTTCAGATCGGGCAAAAGGTAAAGGTCAAGATCCTGGAATACGACCGCGAGAGATCCCGGGTATCTCTGGGCTTAAAGCAACTGACCACCCATCCCTGGGAGAGCATCGAGACCAAATTTCCGGTGGGGACCAAGCTCCTGGGCAAGATAGTATCCATCACCGATTACGGCGCCTTCATCGAGCTGGAGAAGGGGGTGGAGGGCCTGATCCACATCTCCGAGATGTCCTGGACCCGCCAGGTGAAGCATCCCTCCAAGATAGTCTCCATCGGGGACGAAGTGGAAGCGATGGTGCTGAAGATAGATAAGGCCGAGCAGAAGATATCGTTAGGGCTTCGTCAGCTGGGGCCGGATCCCTGGTCCAGCATCGAAGCCAAATATCCCATCGGAGCCAAGGCGGTGGGCAAGGTCCGCAACATCACCAATTTCGGCATCTTCGTAGAACTGGAAGACAGCATCGACGGCCTGATCCACATCTCGGACATCTCTTGGACCAAGCGCATCAAGCATCCCGGCGATGTGGTCAAAAAGGGCGATGACGTCAACGTGGTGGTCACCAACATCGACAAGGAGAACCACCGAATCTCCCTGGGAATAAAACAGCTGGAGGAGGATCCCTGGAACACGGTCAACCAGCATTTCACTCTGGGCCAGATAGTGCACTGCAAGGTCAACCGTCCCCTGGAACGCGGCCTGTTGGTGGACATGGACAATGGCTTTGAAGGATTCGTGCCGGTCTCTGAATTAGACAAGGTGGACGAGACCAAGCTGGAAGAGACCTTCAAAGGCGGCGAGGAAATGGACCTCAAGATCCTCGAGATCGACGTCAACAACCGCCGGATCGCCCTGTCCCAGAAGGCTCTGCTTTCGTCCCAGGAGGCCGAAGAGATCAAGCCATACTTTAAAGAGGAACCTAAGGAAGCCCCAGGGGCCGAGCAGGCTCAGTAG